One window of the Vigna radiata var. radiata cultivar VC1973A chromosome 1, Vradiata_ver6, whole genome shotgun sequence genome contains the following:
- the LOC106762835 gene encoding cytochrome P450 71A26-like has translation MARKTSPPSPPKLPIIGNLHQLGTLTHRTLHSFAQTYGPLMLLHFGKVPVLVVSTAEAAREVMKTHDLVFSNRPHRKLFGIFLYDSKDVASAPYGNYWRQIRSISVLHLLSAKKVKSFGAVREEEISIMMDKIKQCCCSVTPVNLTDLFSTVTNDIVCRAALGRRYSGGEGNSSRRCGKTYTVHWVRVIGFGL, from the exons ATGGCCAGAAAAACCTCACCACCATCTCCTCCAAAGCTTCCAATAATAGGAAATCTCCATCAACTTGGCACTCTCACTCACCGAACTCTCCATTCCTTTGCTCAAACCTATGGCCCTTTAATGTTACTTCACTTTGGAAAGGTGCCAGTTCTTGTGGTCTCAACGGCCGAGGCAGCCCGTGAGGTTATGAAAACCCATGACCTTGTTTTCTCAAATAGACCACATCGTAAGCTGTTTGGTATCTTCTTGTACGATTCCAAAGATGTGGCATCTGCTCCATATGGCAACTACTGGAGGCAGATAAGGAGTATCAGTGTCTTGCATCTTCTCAGTGCAAAAAAGGTTAAATCCTTTGGTGCAGTGAGAGAAGAGGAAATATCCATAATGATGGATAAGATTAAGCAGTGTTGTTGTTCTGTGACGCCTGTGAATTTAACTGATTTATTTTCTACTGTCACAAATGACATAGTGTGCAGAGCTGCTCTCGGAAGGAGATACAGTGGAGGAGAAGGGA ATTCTTCTCGTAGGTGTGGTAAGACGTATACGGTTCATTGGGTTAGAGTAATAGGTTTTGGGTTGTGA